One Burkholderia vietnamiensis LMG 10929 genomic window, CCGCGGCGCTCGACGACACGGTCGCGAAGCTGGCCGCGACGCTCGTCGCGAACGGCCCCGACGCGGTGCGGGCCTGCAAGCGGCTCGTTGCCGACGTGGCCGGCCGGCCGCTCGACGCGACGCTCATCGAGCAGACCGCCGACTGGATCGCGCGCACCCGCGCCGGCGCGGAAGCGCGCGAAGGGATCGCGTCCTTCCTCGAAAAACGCACGCCTTCGTGGCGTGACTGACGGCGTGCCCATCACTTTCCGGACGACATCGAAGCCATGTTCGACAAGATTCTGATCGCCAATCGCGGCGAAATCGCCTGCCGCGTCGCCGCGACGTGCAAACGTCTCGGGATTGCGAGCGTCGCCGTCTATTCCGACGCGGACGCGAACGCGAAGCACGTCGCCGCCTGCGACGAAGCCGTGCACATCGGCGGCTCGGCGGCCGCGGACAGCTACCTGCGCATCGAGCGCATCATCGACGCCGCGCGCGCCACCGGCGCGCAGGCCATCCACCCCGGCTACGGCTTCCTGTCCGAGAACGAGGATTTCGCGCAGGCGTGTCACGCGGCCGGCATCGCGTTCATCGGGCCGCCGGTCGACGCGATCGCCGCGATGGGCTCGAAGGCGGCCGCGAAGGCGCTGATGCACGCGGCGGCGGTGCCGCTCGTGCCCGGCTATCACGGCGACGACCAGATGCCGGCCCATCTGCATCGCGAAGCCGACCGGATCGGCTACCCGGTGCTGCTGAAGGCGAGTGCGGGCGGCGGCGGCAAGGGGATGCGCGTGGTCGAGCGCTCGGAGGACTTCCCGGCGGCGCTCGCGTCGTGCCAGCGCGAGGCCGCGAGCAGCTTCGGCAACGATCGCGTGCTGATCGAGAAGTACCTGACGCGGCCGCGTCACGTCGAAGTGCAGGTGTTCGGCGACACGCACGGCAACACCGTCTACCTGTTCGATCGCGACTGCTCGGTGCAGCGTCGTCACCAGAAGGTGCTCGAGGAAGCGCCGGCGCCCGGCCTGCACGACGACGTGCGGCAGGCGATGGGCGAAGCGGCCGTCGCGGCGGCGCGCGCGGTCGGCTACGTCGGCGCGGGCACCGTCGAATTCATCATGACGGGCGACGCGTTCTATTTCATGGAAATGAACACGCGGCTGCAGGTCGAGCATCCGGTGACCGAGATGGTCACGGGGCTCGATCTCGTCGAATGGCAGCTGCGCGTCGCCGCGGGCGAGCCGCTGCCGTTGCAGCAGCACGAGCTGCGCGTGCAGGGCCATGCGATCGAGGCGCGCCTCTATGCGGAGAATCCGGCGCGCGGCTTCCTGCCGTCCACCGGCACGCTCAGGCATTTGCGGCTGCCGGACGGCGTCGAGTTCGCGATCGGCGCGCCGGTGCGCGTCGACAGCGGCGTGCGCGAAGGCGATGCGATCACGCCGTTCTACGATCCGATGATCGCGAAGCTGATCGTGCACGGCGCGGATCGCGCGGAAGCGCTCGGCCGGATGCTGCGCGCGCTGCGCGCGTGCGAAGTGGTCGGGCTGCACACCAACGCAGCGTTTCTGCAGCGGATCGTCGCGTGCGAGCCGTTCACGATGCCCGATCTCGACACGGGCCTGATCGAGCGCAATCACGACGCACTGTTCGCGCCGCGCAAGCCGCCGCGCGCGGCGCTCGCGCTGGCGTGCGCCGCGCTCTTCGCGCGCGAGCGCGACGCGGCCGCGCATGCGGGCCGCTCGCCGTGGTGCGCGCTGCCGGATTGGCGTCTGAACGCCGGCTATCGCCGCACGCTCGAATGGCATGAGCCGGAGCGCGAAGTGGACCTGACGGTCGCGTACGACGACGACGGCGGCCGTGCGTGCCTCGCGATCGGCGACGCCGCCGCGCAGCCGTTCGAGTGGACGCGCGGCGCGACGCCGCTCGACTTCGACGTGACGCTCGGCGGCGTGCGCAGCAGCGGGCGCGTCTATGCCGACGGCGATACGTTCCACGTGTTCACGCAGGGCGCGGCCGAGACGTTCGAATGGCGCAACCTGCTCGCGCATGCGGGCGATGCCGAGCACGGCGGCGGCCGCCTGACCGCGCCGATGCCCGGCAAGGTGATCGCGGTGCTGGTCGAGCCGGGCCAGAAGGTCGAGGCCGGCACGCCGCTGATCGTGATGGAAGCGATGAAGATGGAGCACACGATCGGCGCGCCGGGGCCGGGTGTCGTCGCCGAAGTGCTGTACGGCGTCGGCGATCAGGTCGCCGATGGCGCGCAACTGCTGATGATGGCGGAAGGCTGACGCAGGCAGCGGCCGAGCGTCGGCCGGCGGGCCGGGCGAGACGCCGGCTGCCGTCGCAGCGGCAGCGGCAGCGGCAAGCAGCAGGTTGATCGGCGTTGGCAACGCGTGAAAAGCCCGCGCTCGGGCGCACGTTCGAGTGGCCGGGCGCCCGCGCGGCGCATGACGATCCATGACAGTCGGGCGGCGCACGCTACGTTAGACTGGCGGATAGTTCGCGCGGCTGCCGGCCGCGCTACACTGCGTCCAGTCCATCTCTCCTCCCGCCCACGATGAAGTCTCCTGTCCTGAACGGCCTGCGTATCGGTATCACGATCGGCCTGCGCACCGCCGACGAAAGCATGTGGATCAACGGCATCAAGCAGAACGCACTGTTTCTCGCGAAGCTGCTGATGGCGTCGCCGCACGGCTACCGCGTGACGCTGGTCAACACGACCGACGTGCCGTTGACCGACGCGCTGCCGTGGGATCGCACCGTGTACGACACGCGCGCGTTCGCCGACATGAAGGATGCGCTCGACGTGGTGATCGAGCTGGGCGGCCAGATCGACGGCGCGCAGACGGCCTACCTGAAGGCGCGCGGCGCGAAGCTCGTCAGCTACTGCTGCGGCGTCGAGTACATCAACGCGATGGAGTCGATGCTGTTCGGCCGCCGGATGTGGGATTCGCTGTTCATCAACCGCGGCTACGACGAGGTGTGGGCGATTCCGCAGATCGCGCCGTCGTCGCTGCCGTTCCTGCAGTCGCTGCGCCGCTGTCCGGGGCGCGTGGTGCCGTTCGTGTGGGACCCGATGTTCGTCACCGAGCGTGCGGCCGTGCTGCCCGGGCACGGCGAATACCGGCCGCGCACCGAGCCCGGCAAGCGGCTCACGGTGATGGAGCCGAACCACGACGTCGTGAAGTTCTGCGTGTATCCGATGCTGATCATCGACGAAGCGTATCGGCGCGACCCCGACGCGATCTGCTTCACGCACGTGACGAACGCCGACCGGCTTGCGCACGACAGCCCCGAGTTCGTGATGCTGATGAACTACCTGGACATCGTGCGCGCGGGCAAGGCTAGCTTCGTCGGGCGCTTCGAGACGCCGCTGTTCCTCGCCGACATGACCGACGTCGTCGTGTCGCATCAATGGTCGAACCCGCTCAACTACTTCTATTTCGACGTGTGCTGGCAGGGCTATCCGCTCGTGCACAACGCCAGCCTCGCGCCCGATCTCGGCTACTACTATCCGGACAACGACGTGCAGAAGGGCGCGGATGCGCTGCTGCACGCGCTGCATACGCACGACGACGACTGGGAAGGCTACACGCGGCGTCAGCGCGAGATCCTGCGCCGCTACACGTCGGCGAACCCGGCGCTGGTCGCCGAATACGACGCGCTGTTCGCGAATCTGATCGGCGCGACGCTCGCGTGACGGGCAACGCGATTCCCGGATTCAGGTCCGAGACAATCGCTGGCGACGCGATAAAAAAAGAAACCGTCGAAACGGGGAGATTCGACGGTTTGAAGGCACGAAAATCGACGGCTCCGAGGGGGAAGTCCGTCAGAAATAATTTTATAGGTTAACTGGTCTGAAAGATTGTTAAACATCTTTCGGCAGATAATCGTAAGATTATTTGAAGATCAATTGTCTATTTGATTTTTCAAAATTGCGTTTCGTGAGTTATCAATCCCGCTTGCGGCAGCGGCATTCGATCCGGCCGCGACCGGACACTTAATATTCGCTATTGATTGTTCTGCCGCGTGGCGCGACGGCGTTGCGTTTCGGCAGATTCGGCGGATTCGGCCGCCAATATCGAAAATACATAATCGTCACATCAAATTAATAACGTTCAGGCGTTTTCGAACAAATCGAACCATGCTGAGTGTCGGCGGATGAGAGGCGCCGGCGGCCGAACCCGATTGTTTCCGAATCGGCGGGTTATGTGACCTGTCGCACCGTCAATGAATCGGGTACGTGGTGTATTAATGGTATTTGAATATCCTTGACAATGCCGTGTTTGACGGCGCGCCGGCATGAAACGTACGCTGTCGGAAAAGATGAAAACCTGAGGATGGGCCGGGTAAGCGGTGGCACGTGTCGTGGTCGGCATCTGCCATATGTTTCGTGAGCGCGGGCCGTCCATCGGCGGCTCGCCATTTGCCGGAGCGCCGGATGAATGCGGTCGAACCTCGCCTGGAGGCTAACAGGGAACGGAATCGGGACGATATCGAGTGCGTGTTCGGCGCGTCGGACGATCACCCGGATTCCGCGTCGGTACGCAGTTTCGTCGAAAGCCGGCTCGGGTTCGCGCGCGAGCCCGTATGCCGGGCCGATCTGTCCGGCGGCGTTCTGTATCACGAATGCCTCGCGCGGTTGCGCTGGGGCGCGGGCGAGAGTTTGGCGCCAGGCGCATTTCTGCCGCGCCTCGAGGCGCTCGGCCTGATGCGCTGGTTCGACCGGCTCGTGGTCGGCCGGACGATCGATGCGCTGCGTGCCGATCCGAATGCCGTATACGGCTGCAACATCGCGGCGGCGAGTGCGGTGCTCGACAGCGCGTGGCTAGCGATCTTCCGGCGCCTCGAACGTGAGCCGTCGGTTGCAGCGCGGCTGGTCGTCGAGATCACGGAGACGGAGCCGCTGAACCCCGTTGCCGGGCGCGCGTTCGTGCATCGGTTCCGCCAGGCCGGCTGCCGCGTCGCGATCGACGATTTCGGCGTCGGCTACAGCGCGCTGAACAATCTGGTGGTCGGCAATCCGGACATCGTGAAGCTCGACCGGTCGGTGCTGTCGCTGATCAAGCGCAATGCGATCGGGCGCTACCAGTTTCGCCGGCTCATTGCGTTTGCGCACGAGAATGCGCGACACGTCGTCGTCGAAGGCGTCGAGAACGAACTCGACCGGGAGATTCTGGTGGATTCCGGCGTCGCGTGGGCGCAGGGCATCCGCTTCTCGTGGCGGTCGCCGGCCGCCGCGTGACAGCGTGGCAGCACGCGTCGGTACGGTATCGGACAATGGCGGATCGCAAAGGAGCGAGAGCATGGCGGTGACGAAGCTGAAGACCGGACACGGGGTGCACGAGCGGCGCGATGGCGCAGGCGGGCTGGTCGCGCTCGCCGAGCTGGCCGACATGCTGCGGGAGTTCAATGCCGAAGCCCGCGAGGCAGCCGATGCGGCCGTCGACATCGCCCCGTTTCTCGAAGGCCTGAAAGCCGTCGAACGGCATATTCGCGCGCTGAAGCCGCTCGATGCCGACGGCCGCGAGTGCGCGGCGCGGCATTATTTTGCCGGCGTGTTCGCCGGCGCCTGCGGCGACGATTCGGTGATCGCGCGCGGTGTGTCGGGCAGCCTCGCGCAGCAGGCGCGCGGCTTCAGCGGGATGGCGGCGCGCTGTTTCGCGCGCGTGGCGCGCATCGGGCAACGGCATGGCCGCGTATTCGCCACGTGGCGCGCACAGCGCGAGCCGGCCTAGCGGCCGATCGCGGGTGTCGGCCGCTTGTCGTCGGCCGCTTCGTCAGTCACTTCCGGAACTCTCCAAGCACGTACGTGAGCGCGCGATCGATCGCGTCATCCCATCGGCCGGGATGGGCGGCGCGCGCTATCCGGACACTGCGGTACAGCGCCGTCTGCGAACCGGTTTCCCAGCGCGCATCGGCCTTCGGGCTCAGCAGCAGAACTGCCGGCACGCCCAACGCGCCGGCCAGATGGATATGCGCGGTGCAGGTCGTGACGACCGCGTCCATCGCGAGCATCAGCGCGGCCAGGTCGCTGAAATCCTCGATCGCATGATACGCGAAGGTGATCGGCAGATCCGTCTGCTCGGACTGCGCGGACATTTCGCGGTTCATGCAGTACGCCGCGTGTCCGTGCAGGCGTGCGAGCGGCGCCAGATCGCGCACGCTGGCCGCTCGCAGAAAGCGTGCGTCGCTCTCTTCGCGACCGCGCCAGTTCAGCCCGATGCGGCGCGTGCCGGGCGCGCTGCCGTCGCGCGCGATGCGCTCGCGCCACGCGGCCGCGCGCTCCGGCGGGCATGACAGATAGGCAGTCGGTGCGTGCTCCGGCGCCGGCGCAAAGCCGAAGATTGCGGCCAGCACGAGGAACGAGCACCAGTAATCGTGTGCAAGTTCCGACGCGTCGATCCACGGGCCCTGCGCGGCGACGAATTCGATCTGCGGGAACGTGTGGCGCATCAGCGTGGCCAGCGCGGCCGGGACGATGACCGTCACCGCCGCGCAGCCGAGCGCGTCGAGCGCATGCAGGTAGCGCGCGTATTGAAGCTGATCGCCAATGCCGCCGTAGCTGACCACGAGCAGCCGCTTGCCGTGCAGCGGCTGGCCGTCGTAGAGCCGCTCGATCGGCAACCCGAACTGCGCGGCGCTCAGCACTTTCTCGCTGGCGATGGTCGCGCGTGCGGCTTCGTCGCGCCGGCCGGCGCGCAGCAGCAGCGCCGAGCGCGCCAGCTCGACGCGGCCGCGCAGCGGATCGGGCAGTACGGCCCGGTCGCCGAAGCGTTCGAGCGCCGCGAGGCCGGCGTCGGGCACGCCGGCGAAGCCGTAGCATGACGCGAGCTGGAACGCGATCGCATCGTCGTCGAGGCCGCGGCCGCGCGCGCGTAGCCAGCGGTCGATCGCGTGCCCCCATTCGCAGCGCGCCTCGTGCTCGAGCGCGCGGTTCCAGTTCGTTTCGGGCGCGTCGGCGTCCGCTATCGCAGCGGCGGCAGCGCCGCGTTGCGTAGCCGGCGCGGTGACGAGCGGCTCGCCCGAGATGAACAACCGCTGCCGGTCCCAGCGCGCATTCGGCACGCACAGCATGTTGAGCCCGTCGATCTGGAAGAACGTGTAGTCGAGCCCGGCGAACGTGTCGGCGATCGCCTCCATGCCGACCTTCCAGTACTCGATCCAGCACCACGGCAGATGCGTTTCGATCAGCTGCCGCGCGCCGCGCAGCGCGTCGATCTCCATCCCTTCGATGTCGAGCTTCAGAAAATCGAGCCGCGGCAGGCCGAGCGAATCGAGTCTGACGATCGGCGTCGGCGTGCCGCCCGCCGCGTGTTCGCCGACGAGCGAGACCTGGCCGAAGTCGCTCGCGCGTCCGTAGTCGACGTCCGGCACCTTCATCGTGCCGTTGCTGCTGCCGAGCCCCATGTTGAGCAGATGGAGGTTGTCGAGCTCATTGAGCGCGATGGTGCCGCCCAGCGCATGATAGAGCGTGCGCTGCGGCTCGAAGGCGTACACCTGGCCGCCGCGCTCGCGCAGCCGGTGCGCAATCGGCACGCACACCAGCCCGGCGTTCGCGCCGCCGTCCACCGCGATCGCGCCGTCGGGCAGTTGGTCGATCACGTGCATGATCGTGTCGAGCTCGCGCTGGATATGCGGGCGGCCGGTCTTGATCAGCGCGTCGGCCTGCAGGTCGCAGTGCCGATTGATCAGGAACGGGCCGTGGATCGATTCGATCACGACGAAATTGCGGATGGTCTGATTCATCGGCGCGCGGATGGATGGGATGTGGGGAAGGCCGTCAGCCCGGCGTACGGCCGCCGAACAGGCGCTGGATCTGCTCCGAATACGTACGCACGTTGTGCTCGGCGAGCGTATCGACCTGTTGCAGGCAGCGGCGTGCCGCCGCCGCGTAGTCGTCGAGCCGCGCGTCGTGCGTCTGCGCGGCGGTTGCGATCGCTTGCGCGGCGTCGAAGATTTCGAAGTCCGGATAGTAATAGCCGACGTCGCGCAGGAACGCCGAGTTGTGCACGAGCGGGTAGTTGCCGTACAGCGCGTCGTACAGCAGGTAGTTCAGGCCGTTTTCCCAGTGGTGCGACACGACGATGTCGGTATGATGCGCGGCCCACGCGACGAACGGCGCGCGCACGTCCGCCGTCGCCTTGCCGTCGCGCACCATCTCGAGCCCGAGCGCGAGGTGCTTGAAGGCGACGTTTTCCTTCTTGTCGAACGTGTTGGTCATGTACACGTGTTCGATCAGGTCGGGATGCTCGACGTAGCACGCGTTCGCGGCGAGCATCGGCACGATCGAGCTTTTCACGACGTTCAGGTTCGGCTCGAAGAACGCGATGCGCTTGGCCGGCCCGTGATTGCGATAACCAAACCGCGCCTTGAGCTCGGGGTCGGCGTCGAGGCTGCGTTCGATGAAGTACGGCGACCAGATGTGCGGCAGCTCGATCACCGGCGCACGATAGACCGCGCGGAAATATGCCGCGCACGTATGCATGTGCTGCGGATTGGTCCAGATCTCGTCGAACTGCACGCGGTTCGGGTTCGGCCGCCAGTCGTTCTTGCCGAAGTTGATCGTCTCGACCGCGATCACGTAGTCGTTGCCGAAGCGGTACGACACGCACTTGCCGCCGCGTCGGCGCACGGCGTCCGTGTGCGACGAGTCGATGAACGCGTTCATCTCGATCAGCAGGTCGGTGTCGTGGACGATCGCCGACAGCGGCCGCAGTGCGTCGCCGAACGCGTCCATCATCAGCGCCGGCGGATAGTCGGTGATGCCGTCGTCGTGCGCGAGCCACACGTTGCCGATCAGCGGCGAGCGTTTCAGCAGCATGTAGAGGAACACGCAATGCTGGTTCGCGCCGTTGTACCAGATCGACTGCGCGGAGTCGCGCTGCACGTTCATCGTAATCGCGACATTGATCTTCATCGCTGGCTCCGGGCGCGCGGCTTAGGGCGCGTAGTTTTGCGATTGACGCGGCACGTAGCCGGTCAGATGCCAGAGGCCGTCGTCCTCGAGGCGGAAGCTGAGCTTTTCGTACACGGTCGTGCCGGTGGTGAGCGTCGTTGCATAGTCGACGTTCGCGTACAGCCCGTCCGGCGTCGTGCCCGCGTTCGTATAGCGGATCCGCGTGATCTGCGCCCAGCCGCGATGACGCACCGTGCCGACCGACTGGCGCGCGCGCTGCATGTCGGCCGCGAACTGGTCCTGCTTGATGCGCGCCTTCACGAACGCGGCCGAATCGGCCCATACCGCGCCGTACTGGCCCGCGTCGAGCTGCTTGAAGACGGTGTCGGCGTCGCGCAGCAGCGCGTCCGCCGATTCGCCGCCGGCCTGCGCGTGCGCGCCGATCGCGAGGGACGCGGCGGCGCAGCCGATCAGCCATTTCGCGCGGGAGAGGGACGAGTGTGCGTTCATGTCGGAGTCCGGAAAGGGCGGCGCGTCATGCGTCGCGATAGAGCGCCGCGATCGCGTCCGAATAGGCGGCGACGTTCTCGGGGTTGTAGATGCTGACCGAGTCGAGCACGTGCTTCGATTGCTCGCGGTAGGCGTCGAGGTTCGCGTCGTGTTGCGCGAACGCCTGCAGCAGCGCCCGGCCGCCGGCCTGACAGTCGAAGTCCGGATAGAAATACCCGGCCTTGCCGAGGAACGGCGAGTTGTGGATCAGCGGATAGTCGCCGTACAGCAGTTCGTAATAGAGGTAGTTCTGCGCGTTTTCCCACGTGTGCGACACGACCGCGTCGCCGTAGGCGGCCATGAACTCGTAGACCGCATAGCGGCTTTCGAACGTCGTGATGCCGTGGTTCACGATGTCGAGGCTCTTCGCGAAGTGGACGAAGGTTGGATGCTCTTTCAGGTGCAGCGTGTTGCACACGCGCACGAATTCGAGGAAATCCGGCTTCGCGCGATAGGCCTCCTCGGCCACCAGCATCGGAATGATGCTCGTTTTCACCATGCAGATGTTCGGCTCGAACATCGTCACGCGCCAGCGCGGCTTGCCCGGCCGATAGCCGTACGACAAGCCGGCGCCGAGCGTCGCGCGCGCCTTGTCGAACAGCATCGGATGCCAGATGTGCGGGACGATCGTCACCGGCGCGCGCAGGCCCGTCTGGTAGTAGTGCAGGCACGAGCGCTCGAATTCCGGAATCGTCCACACCGCGTCGTACGGCGCGCCCGAGAACAGGAAGCCCGACGGCTTGTCGAACATCGCGCGCTCGATGTCGATCACGTAGTCGTTG contains:
- a CDS encoding acetyl/propionyl/methylcrotonyl-CoA carboxylase subunit alpha; the protein is MFDKILIANRGEIACRVAATCKRLGIASVAVYSDADANAKHVAACDEAVHIGGSAAADSYLRIERIIDAARATGAQAIHPGYGFLSENEDFAQACHAAGIAFIGPPVDAIAAMGSKAAAKALMHAAAVPLVPGYHGDDQMPAHLHREADRIGYPVLLKASAGGGGKGMRVVERSEDFPAALASCQREAASSFGNDRVLIEKYLTRPRHVEVQVFGDTHGNTVYLFDRDCSVQRRHQKVLEEAPAPGLHDDVRQAMGEAAVAAARAVGYVGAGTVEFIMTGDAFYFMEMNTRLQVEHPVTEMVTGLDLVEWQLRVAAGEPLPLQQHELRVQGHAIEARLYAENPARGFLPSTGTLRHLRLPDGVEFAIGAPVRVDSGVREGDAITPFYDPMIAKLIVHGADRAEALGRMLRALRACEVVGLHTNAAFLQRIVACEPFTMPDLDTGLIERNHDALFAPRKPPRAALALACAALFARERDAAAHAGRSPWCALPDWRLNAGYRRTLEWHEPEREVDLTVAYDDDGGRACLAIGDAAAQPFEWTRGATPLDFDVTLGGVRSSGRVYADGDTFHVFTQGAAETFEWRNLLAHAGDAEHGGGRLTAPMPGKVIAVLVEPGQKVEAGTPLIVMEAMKMEHTIGAPGPGVVAEVLYGVGDQVADGAQLLMMAEG
- a CDS encoding DUF2827 domain-containing protein; this encodes MKSPVLNGLRIGITIGLRTADESMWINGIKQNALFLAKLLMASPHGYRVTLVNTTDVPLTDALPWDRTVYDTRAFADMKDALDVVIELGGQIDGAQTAYLKARGAKLVSYCCGVEYINAMESMLFGRRMWDSLFINRGYDEVWAIPQIAPSSLPFLQSLRRCPGRVVPFVWDPMFVTERAAVLPGHGEYRPRTEPGKRLTVMEPNHDVVKFCVYPMLIIDEAYRRDPDAICFTHVTNADRLAHDSPEFVMLMNYLDIVRAGKASFVGRFETPLFLADMTDVVVSHQWSNPLNYFYFDVCWQGYPLVHNASLAPDLGYYYPDNDVQKGADALLHALHTHDDDWEGYTRRQREILRRYTSANPALVAEYDALFANLIGATLA
- a CDS encoding EAL domain-containing protein; the encoded protein is MNAVEPRLEANRERNRDDIECVFGASDDHPDSASVRSFVESRLGFAREPVCRADLSGGVLYHECLARLRWGAGESLAPGAFLPRLEALGLMRWFDRLVVGRTIDALRADPNAVYGCNIAAASAVLDSAWLAIFRRLEREPSVAARLVVEITETEPLNPVAGRAFVHRFRQAGCRVAIDDFGVGYSALNNLVVGNPDIVKLDRSVLSLIKRNAIGRYQFRRLIAFAHENARHVVVEGVENELDREILVDSGVAWAQGIRFSWRSPAAA
- a CDS encoding FkbM family methyltransferase, which produces MNQTIRNFVVIESIHGPFLINRHCDLQADALIKTGRPHIQRELDTIMHVIDQLPDGAIAVDGGANAGLVCVPIAHRLRERGGQVYAFEPQRTLYHALGGTIALNELDNLHLLNMGLGSSNGTMKVPDVDYGRASDFGQVSLVGEHAAGGTPTPIVRLDSLGLPRLDFLKLDIEGMEIDALRGARQLIETHLPWCWIEYWKVGMEAIADTFAGLDYTFFQIDGLNMLCVPNARWDRQRLFISGEPLVTAPATQRGAAAAAIADADAPETNWNRALEHEARCEWGHAIDRWLRARGRGLDDDAIAFQLASCYGFAGVPDAGLAALERFGDRAVLPDPLRGRVELARSALLLRAGRRDEAARATIASEKVLSAAQFGLPIERLYDGQPLHGKRLLVVSYGGIGDQLQYARYLHALDALGCAAVTVIVPAALATLMRHTFPQIEFVAAQGPWIDASELAHDYWCSFLVLAAIFGFAPAPEHAPTAYLSCPPERAAAWRERIARDGSAPGTRRIGLNWRGREESDARFLRAASVRDLAPLARLHGHAAYCMNREMSAQSEQTDLPITFAYHAIEDFSDLAALMLAMDAVVTTCTAHIHLAGALGVPAVLLLSPKADARWETGSQTALYRSVRIARAAHPGRWDDAIDRALTYVLGEFRK
- a CDS encoding DUF2827 family protein; translated protein: MKINVAITMNVQRDSAQSIWYNGANQHCVFLYMLLKRSPLIGNVWLAHDDGITDYPPALMMDAFGDALRPLSAIVHDTDLLIEMNAFIDSSHTDAVRRRGGKCVSYRFGNDYVIAVETINFGKNDWRPNPNRVQFDEIWTNPQHMHTCAAYFRAVYRAPVIELPHIWSPYFIERSLDADPELKARFGYRNHGPAKRIAFFEPNLNVVKSSIVPMLAANACYVEHPDLIEHVYMTNTFDKKENVAFKHLALGLEMVRDGKATADVRAPFVAWAAHHTDIVVSHHWENGLNYLLYDALYGNYPLVHNSAFLRDVGYYYPDFEIFDAAQAIATAAQTHDARLDDYAAAARRCLQQVDTLAEHNVRTYSEQIQRLFGGRTPG
- a CDS encoding DUF4019 domain-containing protein, yielding MNAHSSLSRAKWLIGCAAASLAIGAHAQAGGESADALLRDADTVFKQLDAGQYGAVWADSAAFVKARIKQDQFAADMQRARQSVGTVRHRGWAQITRIRYTNAGTTPDGLYANVDYATTLTTGTTVYEKLSFRLEDDGLWHLTGYVPRQSQNYAP
- a CDS encoding DUF2827 domain-containing protein — encoded protein: MSDSNARQAPGEGKRLVVGVSLFVRGAGQSLWENGIFQNCLLLILLLRQSPLVAEAVMVNGGEQVADPQMMLGEWDVPLLSMDEALERCDVLIEMSAQFGADYLRAFHERGGKIVTMRVGNDYVIDIERAMFDKPSGFLFSGAPYDAVWTIPEFERSCLHYYQTGLRAPVTIVPHIWHPMLFDKARATLGAGLSYGYRPGKPRWRVTMFEPNICMVKTSIIPMLVAEEAYRAKPDFLEFVRVCNTLHLKEHPTFVHFAKSLDIVNHGITTFESRYAVYEFMAAYGDAVVSHTWENAQNYLYYELLYGDYPLIHNSPFLGKAGYFYPDFDCQAGGRALLQAFAQHDANLDAYREQSKHVLDSVSIYNPENVAAYSDAIAALYRDA